A portion of the Gossypium arboreum isolate Shixiya-1 chromosome 8, ASM2569848v2, whole genome shotgun sequence genome contains these proteins:
- the LOC108467515 gene encoding lysine-specific demethylase JMJ31 isoform X1: MEDSLRLQSFDQLPSAAQFASQIESRNVPAVFVGCVKDWKAVSKWNPSNGGLGYLEERVGSFMVEAMLSQTAPVFYGDLRSHERVPLPFSTFIALCKWHRQNVGSSCSINSNSQGHQLEESDTEQGCSPFVDAAPKQIYLAQIPIINAENEERVQLETLQEDIQLPAILEEKNLSSINLWMNIAQARSSAHYDPHHNLLCIITGRKQVVLWPPSASPMLYPMPIYGEASNHSSVALENPDFSIHPRAQCSMEYSQKVTLQAGDALFIPEGWFHQVDSDELTIAVNYWWRSSIMSSLADHMDAYYLRRILRRLTDREMDQVLLKGSTPTWRLESNVDHSLDQAGQSKDLKRKEQEQHSLLLHELRPCALQALHELVALVHDRVNASDQNQPVSSDSTNGLMCSKTNEQDKTLTTEIFHLEEDPVAKNLWILEPGIFKDIFVAMAHNFPRTLEALVLHLLSPVGAEVLTRKFDEIDQQNTEENRNKFYQIFYGVFDNQFAAMDAILNGKESFARQAFKNVLDKYVGGNFDVPKLSVGRDIS; this comes from the exons ATGGAAGACTCTCTACGACTCCAGAGCTTCGATCAACTCCCATCAGCTGCACAGTTTGCCTCTCAGATTGAATCTCGAAATGTTCCCGCC GTGTTCGTTGGATGCGTTAAGGACTGGAAAGCCGTTTCCAAGTGGAATCCTTCTAATGGAGGCCTCGGTTATCTGGAG GAACGGGTAGGATCATTCATGGTGGAGGCTATGTTATCTCAAACTGCACCGGTGTTTTACGGTGATCTTAGAAGCCATGAGAGG GTTCCATTACCATTTTCCACTTTTATTGCCTTGTGTAAATGGCATAGGCAAAATGTCGGTAGTTCTTGCAGTATTAATTCTAATTCACAAGGGCATCAACTTGAAGAATCTGACACAGAGCAAGGCTGTTCACCATTTGTAGATGCTGCTCCAAAACAAATCTACCTAGCACAG ATTCCAATTATAAATGCTGAGAATGAAGAGAGAGTTCAATTGGAAACTCTACAGGAGGACATTCAGTTG CCTGCAATTTTGGAGGAAAAAAATCTTTCTTCAATTAATTTGTGGATGAACATTGCTCAAGCTAGATCAAGTGCTCACTATGACCCTCACCATAATCTTCTATGTATAATCACTGGAAGAAAACAAG TTGTTTTATGGCCCCCTTCTGCAAGTCCTATGCTATATCCCATGCCTATATATGGGGAGGCCTCAAACCATAG CTCTGTTGCTTTGGAAAACCCTGATTTTTCAATTCATCCAAGAGCACAATGTTCCATGGAATACTCTCAGAAGGTTACTCTTCAAGCGGGAGATGCACTTTTCATTCCCGAAGGCTG GTTCCACCAAGTAGATAGCGATGAGTTGACTATTGCTGTTAATTATTGGTGGCGCTCCAGCATAATGTCTAGCTTGGCAGACCACATGGATGCATATTATTTGCGCAGAATACTTAGAAG ATTGACAGACAGAGAAATG GATCAAGTGCTTCTGAAGGGTTCTACTCCTACGTGGAGACTGGAGA GTAATGTAGACCATAGCTTGGATCAGGCTGGGCAGAGCaaggatttgaaaaggaaagaacaagaaCAACATAGCCTTCTTTTGCATGAATTGAGACCCTGTGCTCTCCAGGCCCTTCATGAACTGGTTGCTTTAGTTCATGACCGTGTTAATGCTTCTGATCAAAATCAACCAGTGTCGTCTGATTCAACAAATGGATTGATGTGTTCTAAGACAAATGAGCAAGATAAAACTTTAACAACTGAAATATTTCATTTAGAAGAAGATCCTGTAGCTAAAAATCTTTGGATCCTTGAACCAGGCATCTTTAAGGATATTTTTGTTGCCATGGCG CATAACTTCCCCAGAACTTTGGAAGCTCTAGTACTGCACTTACTTTCACCAGTGGGGGCGGAAGTCCTTACACGGAAGTTTGATGAGATAGATCAGCAGAACACCGAAGAAAATCG GAACAAATTCTACCAGATATTCTATGGGGTATTTGATAACCAATTTGCAGCAATGGATGCTATTTTAAATGGGAAAGAATCATTTGCACGCCAG
- the LOC108467515 gene encoding lysine-specific demethylase JMJ31 isoform X2, protein MEDSLRLQSFDQLPSAAQFASQIESRNVPAVFVGCVKDWKAVSKWNPSNGGLGYLEERVGSFMVEAMLSQTAPVFYGDLRSHERVPLPFSTFIALCKWHRQNVGSSCSINSNSQGHQLEESDTEQGCSPFVDAAPKQIYLAQIPIINAENEERVQLETLQEDIQLPAILEEKNLSSINLWMNIAQARSSAHYDPHHNLLCIITGRKQVVLWPPSASPMLYPMPIYGEASNHSSVALENPDFSIHPRAQCSMEYSQKVTLQAGDALFIPEGWFHQVDSDELTIAVNYWWRSSIMSSLADHMDAYYLRRILRRLTDREMDQVLLKGSTPTWRLESNVDHSLDQAGQSKDLKRKEQEQHSLLLHELRPCALQALHELVALVHDRVNASDQNQPVSSDSTNGLMCSKTNEQDKTLTTEIFHLEEDPVAKNLWILEPGIFKDIFVAMAHNFPRTLEALVLHLLSPVGAEVLTRKFDEIDQQNTEENRNKFYQIFYGVFDNQFAAMDAILNGKESFARQVIGSMEI, encoded by the exons ATGGAAGACTCTCTACGACTCCAGAGCTTCGATCAACTCCCATCAGCTGCACAGTTTGCCTCTCAGATTGAATCTCGAAATGTTCCCGCC GTGTTCGTTGGATGCGTTAAGGACTGGAAAGCCGTTTCCAAGTGGAATCCTTCTAATGGAGGCCTCGGTTATCTGGAG GAACGGGTAGGATCATTCATGGTGGAGGCTATGTTATCTCAAACTGCACCGGTGTTTTACGGTGATCTTAGAAGCCATGAGAGG GTTCCATTACCATTTTCCACTTTTATTGCCTTGTGTAAATGGCATAGGCAAAATGTCGGTAGTTCTTGCAGTATTAATTCTAATTCACAAGGGCATCAACTTGAAGAATCTGACACAGAGCAAGGCTGTTCACCATTTGTAGATGCTGCTCCAAAACAAATCTACCTAGCACAG ATTCCAATTATAAATGCTGAGAATGAAGAGAGAGTTCAATTGGAAACTCTACAGGAGGACATTCAGTTG CCTGCAATTTTGGAGGAAAAAAATCTTTCTTCAATTAATTTGTGGATGAACATTGCTCAAGCTAGATCAAGTGCTCACTATGACCCTCACCATAATCTTCTATGTATAATCACTGGAAGAAAACAAG TTGTTTTATGGCCCCCTTCTGCAAGTCCTATGCTATATCCCATGCCTATATATGGGGAGGCCTCAAACCATAG CTCTGTTGCTTTGGAAAACCCTGATTTTTCAATTCATCCAAGAGCACAATGTTCCATGGAATACTCTCAGAAGGTTACTCTTCAAGCGGGAGATGCACTTTTCATTCCCGAAGGCTG GTTCCACCAAGTAGATAGCGATGAGTTGACTATTGCTGTTAATTATTGGTGGCGCTCCAGCATAATGTCTAGCTTGGCAGACCACATGGATGCATATTATTTGCGCAGAATACTTAGAAG ATTGACAGACAGAGAAATG GATCAAGTGCTTCTGAAGGGTTCTACTCCTACGTGGAGACTGGAGA GTAATGTAGACCATAGCTTGGATCAGGCTGGGCAGAGCaaggatttgaaaaggaaagaacaagaaCAACATAGCCTTCTTTTGCATGAATTGAGACCCTGTGCTCTCCAGGCCCTTCATGAACTGGTTGCTTTAGTTCATGACCGTGTTAATGCTTCTGATCAAAATCAACCAGTGTCGTCTGATTCAACAAATGGATTGATGTGTTCTAAGACAAATGAGCAAGATAAAACTTTAACAACTGAAATATTTCATTTAGAAGAAGATCCTGTAGCTAAAAATCTTTGGATCCTTGAACCAGGCATCTTTAAGGATATTTTTGTTGCCATGGCG CATAACTTCCCCAGAACTTTGGAAGCTCTAGTACTGCACTTACTTTCACCAGTGGGGGCGGAAGTCCTTACACGGAAGTTTGATGAGATAGATCAGCAGAACACCGAAGAAAATCG GAACAAATTCTACCAGATATTCTATGGGGTATTTGATAACCAATTTGCAGCAATGGATGCTATTTTAAATGGGAAAGAATCATTTGCACGCCAG